The following coding sequences are from one Bufo bufo chromosome 2, aBufBuf1.1, whole genome shotgun sequence window:
- the LOC120988973 gene encoding leukotriene B4 receptor 1-like, protein MTEANTVLHPTTMSSVISTFTNSTPVLSTGKSASLGIAILSLAFIIGFPGNAFVIWTILTRMKKRTVTCLLILHLAVADVLVILTAPFFLHLLSTGSWTFGNIICKMCHYISCLSMYTSIFLITFMSMDRFLAVAKPFTSQKVRTKPIVRGIVSLIWLLASLLAITMFFYRAVIPIKNRPQCIPIHKSPNHMVFQYIFETLTGFVIPFTIIVFCYIYIGIRLRTAKFQTKQTSRLVIMIIVTFALFWLPYQVVNMLQVSGQLFSPSLTQAAITARPNTIALAFLSSSANPILYVFAGGNFIKSAGVGFMAKLFEGTASETSSFRKISQVFRQRSHTESVELEKCLEQAEQSKTMLSNQTDGL, encoded by the exons ATGACTGAGGCA AATACAGTGCTTCACCCGACAACTATGTCCAGTGTAATTTCTACTTTTACCAACTCCACGCCGGTTTTATCTACTGGAAAATCTGCCAGTCTTGGCATTGCAATTCTCTCACTCGCCTTTATCATTGGATTCCCAGGAAATGCATTTGTCATCTGGACAATTCTGACACGAATGAAGAAACGCACCGTGACCTGTCTCCTTATTTTACATCTGGCCGTAGCAGATGTCCTTGTCATCCTCACAGCCCCATTCTTTCTCCATCTTCTTTCCACTGGTAGTTGGACATTTGGGAACATCATTTGCAAGATGTGTCATTACATAAGCTGCTTGAGTATGTATACCAGCATATTCCTGATCACCTTCATGAGCATGGACCGCTTTCTTGCTGTCGCTAAACCCTTCACTTCCCAGAAGGTGCGAACAAAGCCAATTGTCCGAGGCATAGTTTCATTAATATGGCTATTAGCCTCTCTGTTAGCTATCACAATGTTCTTCTACCGTGCTGTAATACCCATAAAAAATCGCCCGCAATGTATACCTATTCATAAAAGTCCAAACCACATGGTTTTTCAGTATATTTTTGAGACTTTAACTGGATTTGTTATACCTTTCACAATCATAGTGTTCTGCTACATCTACATTGGAATAAGGTTACGTACTGCAAAGTTTCAAACAAAACAGACAAGCCGTTTGGTCATCATGATTATAGTAACTTTTGCCCTCTTCTGGCTACCATACCAGGTAGTCAATATGTTACAGGTGTCAGGACAACTATTCTCACCATCTCTCACACAAGCAGCTATAACCGCCAGGCCAAATACTATAGCCCTTGCATTTCTAAGTAGCAGCGCTAACCCTATTTTATATGTGTTTGCTGGTGGCAACTTTATTAAATCAGCTGGAGTGGGATTCATGGCCAAACTCTTTGAGGGGACTGCTTCTGAGACTTCAAGTTTCCGAAAAATCTCTCAGGTTTTTCGCCAAAGAAGTCATACAGAGTCTGTTGAATTAGAAAAATGCTTAGAGCAAGCAGAACAAAGTAAGACTATGTTGTCTAACCAAACAGACGGATTATGA